A region from the Salvia splendens isolate huo1 chromosome 15, SspV2, whole genome shotgun sequence genome encodes:
- the LOC121767518 gene encoding uncharacterized protein LOC121767518 isoform X2, whose protein sequence is MNLSVRYHTIPKTTVYRKNGIFGIFSVRLYVIYHNKQQSPDLSQLLFGGNDGFLENFVYANAIFRAIVKKAGSNPRSQKQRHVKNSNKFLHSSNSINHIESTKMLIPASTALIIILTHFSSSAAAASLCRTFCNNIPIRYPFGIDDGCGAAPFRRMLNCSTAAGLFFLTPSGSYKVQSIDYGKKTVVLYDPSMSTCSILQPHRDFLITDIQSATIPPSPDTLFLLLNCSLDSPLLNRYRYLCSSNFSAHSCDELYATCTSFKLFHMLSNSTASPPCCFTTYDTLRYMSMNILDCSHYTSVYNVDALKGVGPLDWLYGIKLSYSLPDLGCDRCSKSGGVCGFDVDTQGFTCICSFTTNATTDCGGSYVNRGGKSNGTPSVVGVAVLICRALFLSLPTL, encoded by the exons ATGAatctttcggtacggtatcataccatACCAAAaactacggtataccgaaaaaacggtattttcggtattttttcggtacg GCTTTATGTTATCTACCACAATAAACAACAGTCACCTGATCTTAGCCAACTCCTTTTTGGTGGCAATGATGGCTTCCTTGAGAACTTCGTCTATGCAAATGCTATCTTCCG TGCAATAGTCAAAAAAGCAGGGAGCAATCCACGGTCTCAAAAGCAACGCCACGtcaaaaattcaaacaaattcCTCCATTCCTCAAACTCAATCAATCACATTGAATCCACAAAGATGTTGATTCCAGCATCAACAGCCTTGATCATCATACTCACACACTTCTCCTCCTCCGCAGCCGCAGCCTCCCTCTGCCGAACCTTCTGCAACAACATCCCCATCCGCTACCCCTTCGGCATCGACGACGGCTGCGGCGCCGCCCCCTTCCGCCGCATGCTGAACTGCTCCACCGCGGCCGGGCTCTTTTTCCTGACCCCCTCCGGGTCCTACAAGGTGCAGAGCATCGACTACGGCAAGAAAACGGTGGTGCTCTACGACCCATCCATGTCGACGTGCTCCATCCTGCAGCCCCACCGCGACTTCCTCATCACCGACATCCAGTCCGCCACCATCCCCCCCTCCCCCGACACGCTATTCCTCCTCCTCAACTGCTCCCTCGACTCCCCCCTCCTCAACCGCTACCGCTACCTCTGCTCCTCCAACTTCTCCGCCCACTCCTGCGATGAGCTCTACGCCACCTGCACCTCCTTCAAGCTCTTCCACATGCTTTCCAACTCCACCGCCTCGCCCCCTTGCTGCTTCACCACCTACGACACCCTCAG GTACATGAGCATGAACATATTGGACTGCTCGCATTATACGAGTGTGTACAATGTGGATGCGCTAAAGGGGGTGGGGCCCCTTGACTGGCTGTATGGGATCAAGCTGTCGTATAGCTTGCCTGATTTGGGGTGCGACCGTTGCTCTAAATCTGGGGGAGTTTGTGGCTTTGATGTTGACACTCAAGGCTTCACTTGCATTTGCTCTTTCACCACTAATGCTACAACAGACTGCG GGGGTTCTTATGTAAACAGAGGAGGAAAGAGTAATGGAACGCCTTCAGTTGTGGGAGTAGCTGTGTTGATTTGCAGAGCTTTATTTTTGTCCTTGCCAACTTTGTAA
- the LOC121769205 gene encoding probable receptor-like protein kinase At2g42960, which translates to MGSSYNFDLSKKTHIFHLKVWVLVSIFVGIFVVVVMLLLWRCSKSKKKNSVGLIPNVSREIKEIRIEQKKSAGMEEVEYFNVQEEKEKDCDKLLVHFKNEDSFNSSSNDPNAVSVSSPLAGLPELSHLGWGHWFTLRDLEMATNKFSKENVIGEGGYGIVYSGQLINGTVVAVKRLLNNLGQAEKEFRVEVEAIGHVRHKNLVRLLGYCIEGTHRLLVYEYVNNGNLEQWLHGAMAHHGHLTWEGRMKILLGTAKGLAYLHDAIEPKVVHRDIKASNILIDEDFNAKISDFGLAKLLGAGKTHIVTRVMGTFGYVAPEYASSGFLNEKSDVYSFGVLLLESITGRDPVDDSRPVHEKNLVDWLKMMVAAKRADQVLDPNLETRPSTSALKRALLTTLRCVDPNAQQRPTMSQVVRMLESDEYPILREGRTRKKDKR; encoded by the exons ATGGGTTCGAGTTATAACTTCGACTTATCCAAAAAAACACACATCTTTCATCTCAAGGTGTGGGTGTTAGTGAGCATCTTTGTGGGCATCTTTGTAGTGGTTGTTATGTTGCTTCTATGGCGTTGTAGCAAATCTAAGAAGAAGAATTCAGTTGGGTTGATCCCAAATGTGTCTAGAGAGATCAAGGAGATAAGGATAGAGCAGAAGAAGTCAGCTGGGATGGAAGAAGTGGAGTACTTCAATGTGCaggaggagaaggagaaagaCTGTGATAAGCTTTTGGTGCATTTCAAGAATGAGGATTCCTTCAATTCTTCATCAAATGATCCCAATGCTGTCTCTGTGAGTTCCCCTCTAGCTGGCCTCCCTGAGCTGTCTCACCTGGGCTGGGGTCACTGGTTTACTCTGAGGGATTTGGAGATGGCAACAAACAAGTTTTCAAAGGAGAATGTTATTGGAGAGGGTGGGTATGGAATTGTGTATAGTGGCCAGCTCATCAATGGTACTGTTGTTGCTGTCAAAAGACTTCTCAACAATTT AGGGCAGGCAGAGAAGGAATTTAGGGTGGAAGTTGAAGCTATTGGCCATGTAAGGCATAAAAACTTGGTCAGACTCTTGGGCTATTGCATTGAAGGCACCCACAG ATTGTTGGTATATGAGTATGTGAACAATGGGAATCTTGAGCAATGGCTTCATGGGGCTATGGCCCACCATGGGCACCTTACATGGGAGGGAAGAATGAAGATTCTTCTTGGCACAGCTAAGGG TCTTGCATATCTGCATGATGCAATAGAGCCCAAAGTTGTTCATAGAGATATCAAAGCCAGCAACATACTGATTGATGAGGATTTCAATGCTAAAATATCTGATTTTGGACTGGCCAAGTTGCTTGGTGCTGGAAAGACTCATATTGTAACCAGAGTTATGGGTACCTTTGG ATATGTTGCACCAGAATATGCAAGCAGTGGCTTCCTAAATGAGAAGAGTGATGTGTATAGCTTCGGTGTTTTGCTATTGGAGTCCATAACTGGGAGAGATCCCGTGGATGACAGCCGGCCTGTGCACGAGAAAAACCTGGTCGACTGGCTCAAGATGATGGTGGCAGCCAAGCGGGCGGACCAGGTGCTGGACCCCAATCTGGAGACAAGGCCGTCTACGTCTGCCCTGAAAAGAGCTCTCTTGACAACGTTAAGGTGTGTGGATCCGAATGCGCAACAAAGGCCGACAATGAGCCAGGTGGTCCGAATGCTCGAGTCAGATGAATATCCAATACTAAGAGAG GGTCGTACGAGGAAAAAGGACAAGCGTTGA
- the LOC121767518 gene encoding uncharacterized protein LOC121767518 isoform X1, with translation MNLSVRYHTIPKTTVYRKNGIFGIFSVRLYVIYHNKQQSPDLSQLLFGGNDGFLENFVYANAIFRSGGWLQTPTLTTAPRGFVVETQSNRSCAIVKKAGSNPRSQKQRHVKNSNKFLHSSNSINHIESTKMLIPASTALIIILTHFSSSAAAASLCRTFCNNIPIRYPFGIDDGCGAAPFRRMLNCSTAAGLFFLTPSGSYKVQSIDYGKKTVVLYDPSMSTCSILQPHRDFLITDIQSATIPPSPDTLFLLLNCSLDSPLLNRYRYLCSSNFSAHSCDELYATCTSFKLFHMLSNSTASPPCCFTTYDTLRYMSMNILDCSHYTSVYNVDALKGVGPLDWLYGIKLSYSLPDLGCDRCSKSGGVCGFDVDTQGFTCICSFTTNATTDCGGSYVNRGGKSNGTPSVVGVAVLICRALFLSLPTL, from the exons ATGAatctttcggtacggtatcataccatACCAAAaactacggtataccgaaaaaacggtattttcggtattttttcggtacg GCTTTATGTTATCTACCACAATAAACAACAGTCACCTGATCTTAGCCAACTCCTTTTTGGTGGCAATGATGGCTTCCTTGAGAACTTCGTCTATGCAAATGCTATCTTCCG ATCTGGTGGGTGGCTTCAAACACCGACACTGACTACGGCGCCGCGGGGGTTCGTTGTCGAGACGCAAAGCAACCGTAGTTG TGCAATAGTCAAAAAAGCAGGGAGCAATCCACGGTCTCAAAAGCAACGCCACGtcaaaaattcaaacaaattcCTCCATTCCTCAAACTCAATCAATCACATTGAATCCACAAAGATGTTGATTCCAGCATCAACAGCCTTGATCATCATACTCACACACTTCTCCTCCTCCGCAGCCGCAGCCTCCCTCTGCCGAACCTTCTGCAACAACATCCCCATCCGCTACCCCTTCGGCATCGACGACGGCTGCGGCGCCGCCCCCTTCCGCCGCATGCTGAACTGCTCCACCGCGGCCGGGCTCTTTTTCCTGACCCCCTCCGGGTCCTACAAGGTGCAGAGCATCGACTACGGCAAGAAAACGGTGGTGCTCTACGACCCATCCATGTCGACGTGCTCCATCCTGCAGCCCCACCGCGACTTCCTCATCACCGACATCCAGTCCGCCACCATCCCCCCCTCCCCCGACACGCTATTCCTCCTCCTCAACTGCTCCCTCGACTCCCCCCTCCTCAACCGCTACCGCTACCTCTGCTCCTCCAACTTCTCCGCCCACTCCTGCGATGAGCTCTACGCCACCTGCACCTCCTTCAAGCTCTTCCACATGCTTTCCAACTCCACCGCCTCGCCCCCTTGCTGCTTCACCACCTACGACACCCTCAG GTACATGAGCATGAACATATTGGACTGCTCGCATTATACGAGTGTGTACAATGTGGATGCGCTAAAGGGGGTGGGGCCCCTTGACTGGCTGTATGGGATCAAGCTGTCGTATAGCTTGCCTGATTTGGGGTGCGACCGTTGCTCTAAATCTGGGGGAGTTTGTGGCTTTGATGTTGACACTCAAGGCTTCACTTGCATTTGCTCTTTCACCACTAATGCTACAACAGACTGCG GGGGTTCTTATGTAAACAGAGGAGGAAAGAGTAATGGAACGCCTTCAGTTGTGGGAGTAGCTGTGTTGATTTGCAGAGCTTTATTTTTGTCCTTGCCAACTTTGTAA
- the LOC121769206 gene encoding pto-interacting protein 1-like — MGCFSCCEDDDMHKIAGHGQYTTPHAAGNPVGHRATEATPKDRETVTMQPISVPAIPVDELKDITDNFGSKSLIGEGSYGRVYHGVLKNGQAAAIKKLDSSKQPDKEFLAQVSMVSRVKHENVVQLLGYNVDGGLRVLAYEYATNGSLHDILHGKKGVKGAQRGPVLSWVQRVKIAVGAAKGLEYLHEKAEHHFIHRDIKSSNVLLYDDDVAKIADFDLSNQAPDTAARLHSTRVLGTFGYHAPEYAMTGQLSSKSDVYSFGVVLLELLTGRKPVDHTLPRGQQSLVTWATPKLSEDKVDQCVDGRLGGDYPPKAVAKMAAVAALCVQYEADFRPNMSIVVKALQPLLNATNRNSHL, encoded by the exons ATGGGGTGCTTCTCTTGCTGTGAGGATGATGACATGCACAAGATTGCTGGTCATGGACAATACACCACACCCCACGCTGCAG GCAATCCTGTAGGCCATCGTGCCACTGAAGCAACGCCGAAGGACAGAGAGACTGTTACTATGCAGCCGATATCTGTCCCTGCAATTCCAGTTGATGAATTGAAGGATATTACAGATAATTTTGGTTCAAAGTCTTTGATTGGCGAGGGATCGTACGGGAGGGTGTATCACGGAGTGCTGAAAAATGGACAGGCGGCTGCTATTAAAAAGTTGGACTCTAGCAAGCAGCCTGACAAAGAATTTTTAGCACAG GTCTCTATGGTGTCAAGAGTAAAGCATGAAAATGTGGTTCAACTACTTGGTTATAATGTAGATGGTGGTCTACGAGTTCTGGCCTATGAATATGCTACGAACGGATCCTTACACGATATTCTTCATG GAAAGAAAGGTGTCAAGGGCGCACAGCGAGGGCCAGTTCTCTCATGGGTTCAAAGAGTTAAAATTGCTGTTGGGGCTGCAAAAGGATTGGAATACTTGCACGAGAAGGCAGAGCATCATTTTATTCATCGTGACATCAAGTCGAGCAATGTTTTACTTTATGATGATGATGTCGCTAAGATTGCAGATTTCGACTTGTCCAATCAAGCCCCCGACACAGCAGCCCGTCTTCATTCCACTCGTGTTCTTGGAACTTTTGGCTATCACGCACCTGA GTATGCAATGACTGGCCAGCTAAGTTCAAAGAGCGATGTTTACAGTTTTGGTGTGGTACTCCTCGAACTCTTAACTGGTCGTAAACCAGTGGATCATACACTGCCGAGGGGACAGCAGAGTCTTGTGACATGG GCCACGCCAAAGCTAAGTGAAGACAAGGTAGACCAGTGTGTTGATGGTAGACTCGGAGGGGATTACCCGCCTAAGGCTGTTGCAAAG ATGGCTGCAGTTGCTGCCTTGTGTGTGCAATACGAAGCAGATTTCCGCCCCAACATGAGCATCGTAGTGAAAGCTCTCCAGCCTTTGCTGAATGCTACCAACAGGAACAGCCACTTGTGA